GAGCATTGCCGATCCGCGTGAGCAGGAGAACGAGATCACCAGCTGGATCGACGGTTCCATGGTGTACGGCTCCAGCGATTCGCGCGCGGCCGCCTTGCGCGAGGGGGATGACAGCCCCTACCTGGCGACGAGCGAGGGCGATCTCCTGCCCTTCAACGAGGGCGAACTCTCCAACGCCAACGGCTTCGTCACCGACGCGACCACCTTGTTCCTCGCCGGCGATGTGCGGGCGAATGAGCAGGTGGGGCTGGCCGCCATGCACACGTTGTTCGTGCGCGAGCACAATCGCATCGCTGCTGTCCTCCTCGAGGACCGCCCCGAGCGCGACCCCGAGGCCGTCTTCCAGCAGGCGCGCCGCATGGTCATCGCTCAGCTACAGCACATCACCTACGAGGAATGGCTGCCTGCCTTGCTAGGTGATGATTCGCTGGCCGCCTACGAGGGCTACGACGACAGCATCGATCCCACCATCTTCAACGAGTTCAGTGTGGCGGCCTTTCGCCTCGGCCATTCGATGCTGAACGAGCAGTTGCTACGGCTGGACGCGGAAGGTGAGGTCTACGCTGACGGCCCGGTGGCGCTCGCGAGCGCATTCTTCACGGCGCCGGCCCTGATCACGGACGACGATGATCTGTCCGCCCTCCTGCGGGGCTTGGCAGCGCAGGCCCATCAACGGATCGACACCAAGGTGGTGAGCAGCGTGCGCAACTTTCTATTCGGCGCGCCCGGCGACGGTGGCCTCGATCTGGTATCGCTCAACATCCAACGAGGGCGTGACCACGGGGTGCCCTCCTACAACGCCATGCGCGAAGCCCTGGGTCTTGTGCCCCTGGTGAGCATCGGTGAGATCACCGATGACCTCACGGTGGCGAACGAGATCCTCCAAGCCTACGGTGACGTCGACGACATCGACCTCTGGGTGGGGGCGCTGGCCGAAGACAAGGTGGAGGGTTCTCAGCTCGGCGAGGTGATGCACACGATCCTCGTGCGACAATTCGAGGCCCTGCGCGACGGCGATCGCTTTTGGTACGAGCGTCATCTGACCCGCGACGAGCTTGCTCGCGTGCGCGGGCGAACGCTGGCTGAAGTCATTCGCGATAATACCGGGG
This sequence is a window from Pseudomonadota bacterium. Protein-coding genes within it:
- a CDS encoding peroxidase family protein translates to MPTPTRSSPPCSWPASVAVLLSLGALTACNDADVTTAIAEDEATLNAVPVVTLSVPDAVQEGDEVTLSAIVSDVDDTPTFKWEQLGGPTITFSADDVESPTFVAPRIRDDALIVLRFTADDGVNVVQSDEVVITVLNVANGPAGPSPQGIPDDGDARRDEARGGRDGGPRSSEDREVRTYDGTENNLDEPTWGAAFVHLQRLAPAAYGDGISTLAGAARPSPRVISNLVHDQEEGESIPNEAGTSDFLWQWGQFIDHDLDLTDGAEEAADIPVPLGDPYFDPDGSGDVVIAFSRALFDPDTGSSIADPREQENEITSWIDGSMVYGSSDSRAAALREGDDSPYLATSEGDLLPFNEGELSNANGFVTDATTLFLAGDVRANEQVGLAAMHTLFVREHNRIAAVLLEDRPERDPEAVFQQARRMVIAQLQHITYEEWLPALLGDDSLAAYEGYDDSIDPTIFNEFSVAAFRLGHSMLNEQLLRLDAEGEVYADGPVALASAFFTAPALITDDDDLSALLRGLAAQAHQRIDTKVVSSVRNFLFGAPGDGGLDLVSLNIQRGRDHGVPSYNAMREALGLVPLVSIGEITDDLTVANEILQAYGDVDDIDLWVGALAEDKVEGSQLGEVMHTILVRQFEALRDGDRFWYERHLTRDELARVRGRTLAEVIRDNTGVGPELDDDVFRVAE